ACCCCTGTTTAAGGGTTTAGTATCTCCAGTTAAACTATTCTAAAAGTGTTTAACTGTAGTTATCTTCAATTTATCTTACTAATTGTATGAATTTTGTAGTATCGTATAGCTTCGAGAGTAAGAGATCGGCGGTGATTGGTTTGATGGGTTGTGCGAGGACTGTGTCGTACCTTGTTCCTTCGCTAATGTCTATGATTTACCAGATAGACTTCTTCAAGCCTCAGTACCTCTACATCATATGCACGGTTTACGCGATCGTTGGGAACCTGGGCTGCTTGATGGTAGGGTTCCTGATGGTTGACGGGACCTACGACAATCCCCTGGAAGAGCCTGACGAGGAGGAGGAGATCCTCGAGATCAAGATCGACTCGAGTAAGAACCTGCCGCTCATTGACAAGGCGAAGAAGTTCTTCGAAAAGGCACTGACACGCGCCCAGCTTAAAGAGTACGGCTGTCTGGCCTTTTCCAACTCCATCTTCCTAACCGCAATTGGCTTTGTGAACAAGGCGAACAGGGAAATGCTCATAACCTCAAACAAGAAAACAGCCGTCGAAATCTTCAAGTACCTAAACGTACTCAGCTTCATACCCGGACCCATACTAGGAAAACTCGCCGACACCTATGGAGCCGACAAAATCCTATGGACCATACAATGCTTCGTATGTCCCCAATTTTAgcttatttattatatagttaatagttaatctagctccctctaggggtattaattaagtatagtaatttagctccctctaggggtataataaagtagtaatttagctccctctgggggtatatacttaaattagctccctctgggggtatatacttaaattagctccctctgggggtatatacttaaattagctccctctgggggtatatacttaaattagctccctctgggggtatatacttaaattagctccctctaggggtattagttaattagctccctctaggggtattagttaattagctccctctaggggtattagttaattagctccctctaggggtaaATAGTTAACTAATGTTAGGGATTGGGGTATTATGTGTTTACGGGTATGGACTTTTTCATATCGAAGATATGTGCTTGTGTTTGTTATTTCGTGTCATCTTCGTTGTGTGTGTcgataaattattattatataaaccAGCGGTTCCCGAGAAAGTACTTTGGGGTTCTGGTGGGTTTTATATTCTTCATTGCGGGCCTGACGAACCTGTTCAACATTCCGCTGTACAACTTGGGCTCGAAGACCTGGGAACACATCCCGCCGTACAACTTCATGAGAGTCTCGTACATCCTCCTGGTATCCAAAACTTCAAATAATTACTTTAGGGATGCATGGTCGCGGGTCTCATGGGTGCCGGATACCTCCTAATTGTTAATAAGAAAACCGCCAGCTGCACCAGACTGAAGTCAAAAAGCAAGTTTAACCAGGTAAAAGAGGAGCCTGACAAGTTCCTAGCGCCAAGCGAAGACGTCTTGGATAACGTAATGATGACAAGTCAGGAGAAGCTGGAAAACTTAATCTCAGGCTACGAGGACCCTTCCACAAGTCTTGGGGACGTTGAACTGGGCGCTGACAGGCCCTTTCAGGGCTTCGTGGCGCCGGATCTCATTCCGGAGACGATCGGTTTTGGTTACATGGACAGTTTTGACAAGGAAGAGataatttagaaaaaatataaatttctCTATTCCAATTACATTTTTAGATCAAGCTAGAATTTAGATCAAGCTAGATTTTTAGATCAAACTTCTACCGTTCCCACACGggaatttttatttaatttcagTTTTAATTACAACTGCTGCGTACTtgtttttgtttaatttttttgcTCTGATTGAGCGATTGGGAGCTTGGGACACTTTTCGTTCTGATATTAATCGATTTACTCACAGCGAGCCTCGGAAAATGGGCAATCATGCAACGCAAGAGAAACAAACTCTCTTCAACAGCTGGAAATATCCTAACCGATATATCACCCTCGCCTTATACTTTCTCATGAGCGTCATCGGAAGTAACACCTACTCACACCATACTCAGCAATTATCATCAATATCAGAAATTTATCAGAGCTAATCAGAGTTAATCAgagtttattattattttaatttttttattttttagcgGATAATAGTTTTGGGTtattttagtcattttttaGCTGTAGTCATAATTGAGTTAATTTTGGATTATTTTTGGATTATTTTCAGTTAATTGTAGATTTTTTAGCTTTATTTCATTCATATTTATGGTtatttagtcattttttaGCTTTATTTCATTCGTATTTAGGGTtatttagtcattttttaGCTTTAATTTAGTCGTAATTTGGTGGTTATTTAGAGAAATTATGGTtatttagtcatttttagtcattttttaGCTTTAGCTTGGTCATATTTAGGGTtatttagtcattttttaGCTTTAGGTTGGTCATATTTAGGGTTATTTTTGGATTATTTTCAGTTAATTGTAGATTTTTTAGCTTTATTTCAGTCATATTTAGGGCTATTTTCagttattttagtgttatttttttgatAGTTCAGAGTTATTtgttgtttaattttagttaattcAGTTTTCTTACACTAATTCAAAGTTATTCAGTTAGTTTTAGTCATGGATTCTAGTCTTTTAGTTAGTTTTAATTCAGTTTTCTCACACTAATTCAAAGTTATTCAGTTAGTTTTAATTCAGTTTTATCTCGATAGTTCAGTTAGTTTAGTCTTGGATTCTAGTCTTTTAGTTAGTTTTAGTCATGGATTCTAGTCTTTTTAtagttttaaattagttttaattCAGTTTTATCTCGATAGTTCAGTTAGTTTAGTCTTGGATTCTAGTCTTTTTGTAGTTTTCAAAGTTATTCAGTTAGTTTTATCTCAATAGTTCAGTTAGTTTTAGTCATAAAATGGattctaatttttaatagtTTTGAGTTAATTTAGTCAGTTTTAGTGAATTTTAGTCATAAAATGGATTCCGGTCTTTGTAGTTTtcagttaattttagttaaattagtcATTTGaattctaatttttaatagtTTTGAGTTAATTTAGTCAGTTTTAGTGAATTTTAGTCATTTGGATTCCGTTCATAGTTTTAATTGTAGTTTTATTCCCTCTTAAAACTTAAATATTGAAGAGTACTTCTTAAAACTTAAATATTGCGTATTTCTTAAAACTTAAGTATTGAAGAGTAAAACGAGTATTTGTGGTTTGAGATGACTGTAGGTACTTTTTATTTGGGCGGCTGCGAGATGAAGTCAATGTTGTATAAGGCGAGGACTTACGAGGAGCTGACGTATAACGTCGACTACATCAGGATCTTCACAGTTGGAGTCACAGAGTACTTGGGTAAGTCCCTGTCGAATTAAATTGTTTAGACTGTGACGAGAGGAGGGATGCGATACAGAACCTGTTCAATATTGGAAATTGGTCCAAATTTCTATGCGCCCTAATAGTTGGCGTAGCCGTTGACCTCATAGGCCCAAAGTTTACCTACACCTTTGCACAGCTGGTCCAGTTCATCTTCTGGATCCTAGTCGTAGCACTTCCCAGAAACGGAAAACTACTCCAAACCTGCTTCTTCTTCCTCGGAGCCACAGCCGAAGCCACCGTTCTCCCCCTCACAACCAGTAATCTCTATAGTCAGTAGTTAACAGTATACCATTGCTATAGTATACcattagtatagtataccatagtatattattagtatagcATTAGTATATGATTACTATggtatattaatataacaaTAGTTTGGAGAAAATTTAAGAGGGACAGGTCGTTGATAATAGCGTTGACGACGTGTGGAGTGGGTTTATCGAACGTGTTTCCGCTAATCTTGGGTAAGATATTCGCGAACTACGCGATTCGGGAGGACCGGTTTTACGTTGTCATGGTCGTGTACACCGTGTTAACCAACCTCGTCTGCCTAGTCCTGGGTGCTTTATTTGTCCGAAATACGCTCCCAGGTGATAAAAGAAGTAAGGCCGGAAGACCCGTGGTAAGATTCGGCGACGtccaaataattaaaataagttaCCTGTCAGACGAGTTTGAAGATGATCAAGAGGAAGATGAATTTGTAGAAGAAGAAGGGGAAGACGAATCTATGAGTATTGATACGAAAAATTACTACTTGAGAAAGAACCAGTCGAGTCTCTCGTTAGAGAGTGCAAAGGTGGATAAGATGAAGCTGAGGTGGGTGAGGATTAAGGATTTTCTCAAATCGAGAAAGCTCCTGGAGCTGATCATCTTCGTGGTTTCCATGGGTTTAGTTTTGGACTCTATGGAGTTTTTCAACAGAATTAAGAAGGTAATCCTGAGCCCAAAGGGAGAAAACGTCAGCTCGTTCGTGAGATATTTCCAGTACCTGAGGTTTATCCCGGCGCCGTTCGTCGGAATTATCATTGACCGATTCGGGCCCGAAGCACTCAACTTCTTCACATACTTTTGCGTAagtaattaaattattatgttcAGATGTTTATGTGTCTTTCCCTCGCTGCAATTGATTCGTACGGGGCAAAAGTCGCCTCAATTGTCTTTTATTACCTGGCCTATTCCAGTGGAATTCCAGGCATATACTCGAAGATTGTGTACAGATTCTCAAACATGTACGGGACCTTCTGCGGGCTAGTGTTCTGCTTCACTGGGATCCTGGCACTGTGCAAGATCCGAGTTTACAAAATCCTACTCGGTGAACCTGATAGGTTCACACAGTACGTTAAGAACACATCACTCCAACTCTACATCGTAGGTTTCCAGCCTTAAACACATCTTCAGATGGGAATCTGCATAGCCCTGATCATATCAATACTCAGCCATAACATCACAAAGGAGAACTAATTAACACTTCCTAATGTCTTTTTCCAGTACATCAATAGTCATACCAGGATTATTTAGCGAATTTAGGGAATAATTTAGAGAATTTAGGGAACAATTTAGAGAATAATTAGGGGATAGTTTAGAGAATAATTAGGGGAATTAGGGGAATTGAGGGAAATTGAGTAATTGGGGAATCCAGCTACACATGGTTAGATTCCGtaaatttttgaaaatattttaatgaatgAGTGTTATGTGCGTAATAATGGGGAAATAATGAAGTGGGAAATGTGAGcgaatgtgtaaaatggaCACGGGTAGATAGGGCCAAAAAAGGCCTAAAATGTATAGAAGtgtgaataaaataataataaatgtggTGATAATAAAAAGGTGTGGAAATAATGAGAAATAACTGGGCAAATGAACTAACGTTGTCTTGTTAACACACAGGACAACAGAGAAGCGCTGCGGGTAAATTTGggaaaattaagttaaaatatttccCGAAGTACGAACGGTCTTTCAAAGGTGCCGGAATCCACTTATTGTGTAAACAATTATACACAAATTTTCCGGCACATGGTTCCTCACCTTCACCACAAAAATTCacacataattttatccacAATAAAACTGATTTTTCCAACATAATCAGCCTTTTTTCCTCTAAATTGAGTGCCATAGTTTAAACTGAATTAAATACTTTAATTTTGTCATTTTCACACTTCCAAAGTTAAACTAACATCTTCCACAAAATTTCAAGCTAAATACCTCCAATTGTAagagaataataatttttattaataactaatttataaaatgagGTATAAAAATGGAAGGTTGTGAGAATTGTTATAAATCCAAAATTGTCACCTAAAACTCCtttaaaaatcatttttcGCCTTCCCTGGACCTATTATTCAACTTTTTTATACCTTAGaataacatttttcatAGGTAATTCTACAAATCTCACGCGTAATTATACATACCTATGCGGatatactaaatattttCATATTATACGTATGAAATTTTCGTATCCGGAAgattaattaatgtgttggttaatttttacGAATATATGTCACTGTAAAATAACTGGTTTAGCCCTGTTACATAAATTGTTACACCACTTTTtgtgtttaattttagtaatatttgaactattttttacatttaatttCACAAATCTTTTAACGATTTTTTAGCGTTTAATTTCATAAGGTTTAATATTTGCGGTTTAAAATGCATTTTGAATTTTCGCCcctttatatattttttttaccCCTTCCAAAACGGGAATCTTACAGGCTTATCCCGTTTCGGTTTTGACATGGAAATTAACTCACTGTAACATAGACACTTGAAATAAATTCTAAATAATGAAACAATATGAAGAAGATTCTACTAAAAAGAGAAGTTTGGTTGTTGAAGATCCGAAAAGGTTCCCTCCACCTTTTATTAATCCCTTTTTAAGACTTGCCATTTACATTTACATCATTCTTCTCACAGGTTTATACATGTTTACATTACTATACAAACTTATACATAcctatattatacatacaTTACTATACAAACCTATATTATAccttatactattactatactataccttatactattactataccttatactattactatactataccttatactattactatactataccttatactattactatactataccttatactattactatattataccttatactattactatacaaacgtatattatacatatataaatagtatagtgtGGTAATGTATTGTAGGTAATTTCTTTTTGGGATGGACGGGTTTGCAGGAGCTTTTGTATAAGGCTGGAAGTTTTGAGGAGTTGTGTGATGAGTCCACTTCtgaaattgttaaaatcaGGTCAACTGAAATCATAGGTAAATCTCTCTCCACTAACAATTGATTAGACTGTCCGGCTAGGAAGTTTTGTATAAACCAGTTGTACACAATTCAGTTTTCTACAAACATTTCAATGTGTTTTCTGGTTGGCATTTTCCTCGACACCTTCGGCCAAAAGTACACTTTCGTTATTGGACAACTTTTATCCTTCGTATGCGTTCTCCTAGTCGGAATATTCCCAAAAAACGGTCCACTACTGAGGGTACTATTCTTCATTCTCGGCGGCATCACCGAAGCCAACTACCTACCACTCACCACAGGTACAACATTACTACacaaatactattaatgttaataatattaatattgatGATGAGTAGTTTCGAGATATTATCCGGGGAATGGTAACTTTATAATGTCTTTGCTGGGCTCTGTGCGGTCGTTATCGTTTTTTATGACGAGTATTTTATCAGCTGTGTATTACAAACCTGGTGTGAAAAGAGGTGCTCTggtgtatattatattagtttACGGATTAATTTCTCACGTAGCTTCGGCGATTATTGGAATTTTCTTAGTTCAGAAGGATTTTTTCGGGGTTTCTGACTCTAAACCCTCAGATTCCACGGAAACTCTGGCTGAAATTCCAAGCAAAGTTGATAGTGAAAAGGATTTACTCAAGAGTTTAAGAGAGTTCCGTATCAAGTGGGTTGAAATTGTCAAGAGTGGAGTTAATCATGAGGATTTCCCTCAGACGATCATGTTCACAGTTTCTGCGGCACTTTACGTGGCGTCGGTTGAGTTCATAAGCATGTCTCAGCGGGAGATTCTGAGGACGTCGAGTGGGAAATCAGCCATTGGCGTCTTCAGATTCACCTCAGCACTAGTGTTCATACCCGGCCTATTAGTAGGATACATTTCTGATACTTTTGGAACACCCAAAGGACTACTAATCATGCAAGTCAGCGTATCTCACATATAgttgtattatttactatagtattagggta
The Theileria parva strain Muguga chromosome 3 map unlocalized ctg_530, whole genome shotgun sequence DNA segment above includes these coding regions:
- a CDS encoding Major Facilitator Superfamily protein, with translation MGRSRRRRERRKFTFPTPKPVQKLITYIFMILLTGCTYWGWSGIQEILYKAGSYEHLCENVLEKSVMIIGGKEYTDCGPRKSGINNLFTIAFSSHFISSVFIGAILDNLGSKYVYIIGQALNFIAWVFIGALPKVHCVLVTAFFIIGITAEAIYMPLLSLSYSFESKRSAVIGLMGCARTVSYLVPSLMSMIYQIDFFKPQYLYIICTVYAIVGNLGCLMVGFLMVDGTYDNPLEEPDEEEEILEIKIDSSKNLPLIDKAKKFFEKALTRAQLKEYGCLAFSNSIFLTAIGFVNKANREMLITSNKKTAVEIFKYLNVLSFIPGPILGKLADTYGADKILWTIQCFGLGYYVFTGMDFFISKICACVCYFVSSSLCVSINYYYINQRFPRKYFGVLVGFIFFIAGLTNLFNIPLYNLGSKTWEHIPPYNFMRVSYILLGCMVAGLMGAGYLLIVNKKTASCTRLKSKSKFNQVKEEPDKFLAPSEDVLDNVMMTSQEKLENLISGYEDPSTSLGDVELGADRPFQGFVAPDLIPETIGFGYMDSFDKEEII
- a CDS encoding putative integral membrane protein, with the translated sequence MGNHATQEKQTLFNSWKYPNRYITLALYFLMSVIGSTFYLGGCEMKSMLYKARTYEELTYNVDYIRIFTVGVTEYLDCDERRDAIQNLFNIGNWSKFLCALIVGVAVDLIGPKFTYTFAQLVQFIFWILVVALPRNGKLLQTCFFFLGATAEATVLPLTTIWRKFKRDRSLIIALTTCGVGLSNVFPLILGKIFANYAIREDRFYVVMVVYTVLTNLVCLVLGALFVRNTLPGDKRSKAGRPVVRFGDVQIIKISYLSDEFEDDQEEDEFVEEEGEDESMSIDTKNYYLRKNQSSLSLESAKVDKMKLRWVRIKDFLKSRKLLELIIFVVSMGLVLDSMEFFNRIKKVILSPKGENVSSFVRYFQYLRFIPAPFVGIIIDRFGPEALNFFTYFCMFMCLSLAAIDSYGAKVASIVFYYLAYSSGIPGIYSKIVYRFSNMYGTFCGLVFCFTGILALCKIRVYKILLGEPDRFTQYVKNTSLQLYIMGICIALIISILSHNITKEN
- a CDS encoding Major Facilitator Superfamily protein, whose amino-acid sequence is MKQYEEDSTKKRSLVVEDPKRFPPPFINPFLRLAIYIYIILLTGNFFLGWTGLQELLYKAGSFEELCDESTSEIVKIRSTEIIDCPARKFCINQLYTIQFSTNISMCFLVGIFLDTFGQKYTFVIGQLLSFVCVLLVGIFPKNGPLLRVLFFILGGITEANYLPLTTVSRYYPGNGNFIMSLLGSVRSLSFFMTSILSAVYYKPGVKRGALVYIILVYGLISHVASAIIGIFLVQKDFFGVSDSKPSDSTETLAEIPSKVDSEKDLLKSLREFRIKWVEIVKSGVNHEDFPQTIMFTVSAALYVASVEFISMSQREILRTSSGKSAIGVFRFTSALVFIPGLLVGYISDTFGTPKGLLIMQVSLMLTYVCVMFDTYWGKVLGCVFHLTGGSLFFSIIFFYGYENFPPERLGLGIGIIMFVCGIFVLINIGIYNAALKYTTPDNFAMVAIVLLAYLTVSVASNSGVMYLKSRKSSQKSTTVNLNL